The Acidobacteriota bacterium genome has a segment encoding these proteins:
- a CDS encoding saccharopine dehydrogenase NADP-binding domain-containing protein translates to MKKIIVIGAGAQGNVVAGVLSAQDDIDTVMLADIDIGRANEVAEVLGSPKIKTVKVDASNLDALTAVIKEGGYYAVVNATVSEFNRNIIEAALAAKVNYLDMASDEILESKRKTTPQDPFLVDQLDYAKDFEDAGLKAFILIGSDSGTVNVMAKEAADELDEVDYIGIKDYGFVECDEPVAHWSFPTYLGDCADEPIWWEDGEYKIGEPFSGEEEHYFEPPMDRKVKVYYHLHEEPITIPKFIGKPVKYCDFKMGEPGSEMWEFMLEGLGLMDEDPIDVKGVKVVPRDVFFALLPKSMTPKQCMELVKSKRLFSRMQVEVDVKGKRGGKKYHYKLWTDNPSVVETCSRIKGTNDLSYMASLPVSIATLMMMRGQLKQNGVFPAETLDKEERKIFFAGLEEWGIKVNKRVKEIK, encoded by the coding sequence ATGAAGAAAATCATTGTTATCGGCGCAGGAGCGCAGGGAAATGTGGTTGCCGGAGTACTTTCGGCACAGGACGACATAGATACCGTAATGCTTGCAGATATTGACATCGGCAGGGCAAACGAAGTCGCGGAAGTATTAGGATCACCAAAGATAAAAACCGTAAAAGTCGATGCATCAAATCTCGACGCGCTGACAGCAGTGATAAAAGAAGGCGGTTATTACGCTGTGGTAAACGCAACGGTTTCAGAGTTTAACAGGAATATTATTGAGGCAGCCCTTGCTGCAAAGGTAAATTATTTGGATATGGCGTCAGACGAAATATTGGAAAGTAAAAGAAAGACCACGCCCCAGGATCCATTCCTTGTTGATCAGCTCGATTACGCGAAAGATTTTGAAGATGCCGGATTAAAGGCTTTTATTCTTATCGGCAGTGATTCCGGCACAGTAAACGTGATGGCAAAAGAAGCTGCGGATGAACTTGATGAAGTTGATTATATCGGAATTAAGGATTACGGCTTCGTGGAATGTGACGAACCAGTGGCACATTGGTCCTTCCCAACTTACCTTGGAGACTGCGCGGATGAACCTATCTGGTGGGAAGATGGTGAGTATAAAATCGGAGAACCATTTTCAGGAGAAGAGGAACATTATTTTGAACCGCCCATGGATCGAAAGGTAAAGGTCTATTATCATCTGCATGAAGAGCCGATTACCATACCAAAATTTATCGGAAAGCCTGTTAAATATTGTGATTTTAAAATGGGTGAACCAGGCAGTGAGATGTGGGAGTTTATGTTAGAGGGGCTTGGCCTGATGGATGAAGACCCCATTGATGTAAAGGGAGTTAAGGTTGTTCCAAGGGATGTGTTTTTTGCACTGCTCCCAAAGTCAATGACTCCGAAACAATGCATGGAACTGGTTAAGAGTAAAAGACTCTTCAGCCGGATGCAGGTCGAAGTTGATGTGAAAGGAAAAAGAGGCGGCAAAAAATATCACTACAAGTTATGGACTGACAATCCGAGTGTTGTAGAGACTTGCAGCAGAATAAAAGGAACCAATGATCTCTCCTATATGGCTTCACTGCCAGTATCGATTGCTACTTTAATGATGATGCGTGGCCAGTTGAAGCAAAATGGAGTATTCCCCGCAGAAACCCTTGATAAAGAAGAAAGAAAAATTTTCTTTGCAGGTCTTGAGGAATGGGGAATTAAGGTTAACAAACGAGTTAAGGAAATAAAATAA
- a CDS encoding aspartate aminotransferase family protein — MSKKDRVKLIKTPLPGPKTRKLTKRGTELLSYGEYGDEEEIVFLASSAQGSLIEDVDGNRFIDFGSGWGNSNVGNCNPEVVEVINQMMGRLGVGYWTAYANTVQRIELAEKLLSVCPERINRVTFLTTGTEAVEGALRIMRRASERPFVLSFFGQFHGVSYGALGAGTMTSEGREDTAPLVNGFLFAPYPYTYRTPLRSRSGGGAGRATLEYIEDMLLTYQIPDESIAGVLVEPVMGESGVWIPPDDFLPGLRKMCDRYGWYLCIDEVQSGFGRCGKMWAFEHWKGAEPDIIVIGKGISGGLEPIAAVAGRAEVMDKAEASVSGTYAGTPAGCAAAIKTIEILYRDGLFDYATELGEYGLGRLREMYEKYPIIGEVRCKGLWLAVEFVKDRKTKEKHFEAAKRVNAECLKRGLYMIYDEIGWFVRIQPPLNIERSLFEQGMDILEEAISIANEE; from the coding sequence ATGTCTAAGAAAGACCGCGTCAAGCTGATCAAAACCCCGCTCCCTGGACCCAAGACGCGCAAGCTGACGAAGCGCGGAACCGAGTTGTTGTCGTACGGCGAATACGGGGATGAGGAGGAGATCGTCTTCCTGGCCTCGAGCGCCCAGGGCTCGCTCATCGAGGACGTCGACGGCAACCGCTTCATCGATTTCGGATCGGGCTGGGGCAACAGCAACGTCGGCAACTGCAACCCGGAGGTCGTCGAGGTGATCAACCAGATGATGGGGCGGCTGGGCGTGGGCTACTGGACCGCGTACGCCAACACCGTACAAAGGATCGAGCTGGCCGAGAAACTCCTGTCCGTTTGTCCCGAGCGGATTAACCGGGTGACGTTCCTGACCACCGGGACCGAGGCGGTCGAGGGGGCGCTGCGGATCATGCGGCGCGCCTCGGAGCGCCCTTTCGTCCTCTCGTTCTTCGGGCAGTTCCACGGGGTGTCTTACGGCGCGCTGGGCGCCGGCACGATGACTTCGGAGGGGCGCGAGGACACGGCCCCGCTCGTGAACGGCTTCCTCTTCGCACCGTACCCGTACACTTATCGGACGCCGCTGCGGTCGAGGAGCGGAGGCGGCGCGGGCCGGGCCACGCTGGAGTACATCGAGGACATGCTTCTCACATACCAAATCCCCGACGAGAGTATCGCGGGCGTCCTCGTCGAGCCGGTCATGGGGGAGTCCGGGGTCTGGATTCCCCCGGACGACTTCCTCCCCGGGCTGCGCAAGATGTGCGACCGCTACGGCTGGTACCTGTGCATAGACGAGGTGCAGAGCGGGTTCGGCCGCTGCGGCAAGATGTGGGCCTTCGAGCACTGGAAGGGCGCCGAGCCGGACATTATCGTCATCGGGAAGGGGATTTCCGGCGGCCTGGAGCCGATCGCGGCCGTCGCGGGCCGCGCCGAGGTCATGGACAAGGCCGAGGCGTCCGTGTCGGGGACCTACGCGGGCACTCCCGCCGGCTGCGCCGCGGCCATCAAAACCATCGAGATCCTGTACCGCGACGGGCTCTTCGATTACGCGACCGAGCTCGGCGAGTACGGGCTCGGGCGCCTCAGGGAGATGTATGAGAAGTACCCGATCATCGGGGAGGTCCGGTGCAAGGGGCTGTGGCTCGCGGTCGAGTTCGTCAAGGACCGCAAGACCAAGGAGAAGCACTTCGAGGCGGCGAAGCGCGTCAACGCCGAGTGCCTGAAGAGGGGCCTCTACATGATTTACGACGAAATCGGGTGGTTCGTGCGCATCCAGCCGCCGCTCAACATCGAGCGCTCCCTCTTCGAGCAGGGAATGGACATCCTGGAAGAGGCGATTTCAATCGCGAACGAGGAGTAG
- a CDS encoding PKD domain-containing protein encodes MRQKTRQLGIWLIAGLLASPVAVYAQDPLPLRHTTEEDFAPGTFDNTATQLNVDGEVALAQVRDIQAWVPQAPLVHPSFGVWPLYWAAGVVVGNRVFVLGGVGPFGPTNAVLYSDVDNAGDLGPWNEAPPLPVPLYQLEAVVVGDWVYAIGGSQGGPPTAGVYRAPIQWDAGGTPTLGAWALVGSMNTPRTGHRAVAYRGEIYVIGGYNGSVYLNTVERTRPDINGDLPPFVFEPSLPNPPTPVLYEHAAAASCGRLFTFGGWSFALVQTVHSTIINDDGSLAGWEVLPDPLPFPVYYTRAVTSYGRPWVVGGTGPGFNEVSMNLFAPDGNISSPWVSDASLPTEYFRHVAVMAGPKGSLMKDLFVIGGIVGGGPSPDVQRGTMVVPCGDGCCSAPAENCSNCDIDCGPCGAMFCGDGICDPGENSINCPGDCPPCGYAYCGSYESPILDFGGNVNLATLLWYYELFGPAWAEIQYRSVDLLSGSMWGNYTPLTSSMSIDIPLSDSMDYFQYRLSFLQGSGGNDVLTHWVALTPYLGYQSHTLIDCGNFDGNVNPGETVRIWPEVKNSGVQDAFNVNGTLSTTTPGVIVTIPVASYPPNIPGGTSAPPSTPFEFTVDSAVPCGTPIDLRLELFYDDGVGNPCFNFSAGEVVEVADDFGSPTNVAVFEDVANWWGPPSAADILTAYGIPYSVFGSTDMGLVDLSPYNKVIITGNQDQPFYDALVANKAWFEAWISAGGVFEMHAANNVGSSLDSYVYPGDFSTFWVLSDPPDLVAITDPAHPIVNTPNPITDAGLDGWNSSTHAYIDMYPVAAKTILEDDGANPGQPVAMEWFFGAGAVVVTTQTIPASWTADGPLVFENFVLYMPGCESVVCNPAAPFLRYDSHFVDDSGGNMNGLFNPGETNFLWVTLENPSWFAGATDPKAALSTTEPGVTILDSTAYYPNIPASGFGTSIAPHFQVQVHPAVPCGTVLDFTLDILAAEGSWTDTFTVTVATFFEDMEGGVGGWTLDPPVPPDPDNLWHQIIEPTCSPAYKSPSTSWYFGDEFAIPSCTYEHGGVVTRGSLVSPVISNLAQGAALDFWFRKETECGFLCGNDCPYDNAYVEISTDGVLWFPLMGGLLDPLGTGELCDDSDIWLNSGDIDLSAYAGSDIQIRFRFNDGDGVVNNFTGWMVDDVRVTTCEGYVPCPDLSVVPVCSVTNVCLGDSASFIAGVSGGTPPYDYLWNFGNGATSSAANPTYTYPSPGVYAVTLQVTDSCGYIPKVWGPGTVCTVTVVDPIASPTDFPDPVEVWQVVQFAANPSGGTPPYTFFWDFDDGIGTSTLQDPTYAYASPGTYNYSVTITDSNGCGGSGSGTIGVYAVCSLGEWEPTFLQTNTGHAVLIGHDYFASNPDQNRIAGNAVFLSTASPVQMLSYIQYSDNVPGGEYLNTLAAINSVSTDYVNTEFSDYGQLDDLLPGKDVLLIPEQENAGIDQLRAIGAAWARDLQRFVNGGGVVVLCDHNWGSGGTWEIFNRSGLMSISGSLDTGGNVDVVAPADPVAAGVTTPYLAGNGSLSFSTGETTVVARNSAAQPVVIHKKFSPPQGRRFHTETWAPEIEGMFVWGGNGSSPTYKNDGVRYNPEYDTWVPIPTAPLAGRRDHTAVWTGTELIIWGGYSGSYYADGASYDPSTGVWTPLPAAPICGRYFHTAVWTGTEMIVWGGYGYNNPPMCTTFGYLADGASYNPSTGLWTSITAPIAGRRYHSAVWTGAEMIVWGGYSSTAPTYKNDGARYNPSTGGWAVTSTIGAPTGRRHHTAVWTGTEMIVWGGYGSATGRTNTGGRYNPLLDAWTGGGTTTVGAPSVRDYHSAVWTGREMIVWGGWSPYTNTGGRYDPSSNSWVPTAVLDAPTERYRGRGGVWTGAEFVVWGGYGTTVAPSYKDTGGRYTPPGPSNVAIFQNSNPWGYTSNQDVLTANGIPFTIFSSADMGVVDLSPFDKVVIPSVQSLAFYDALVANKAWFESWVSTGGIFEMHAAENTGAVNNYIFPGDFSIYRVLSDAVGIVDPEHPIVNTPNLITDTGTELDSWSASTHAYIDMYPVAAKTILEDDGANAGEPVAQEWQFGCGKVVVSTQTLEHGWDAGKSTILENFLLYTCNLVECVCITSATATAGGPTTFCDGGSVTLTAMHDGIGPFTYQWYEVVGGLLAGETASSYVAAATGDYYCEVTDGDPGCGDTETTNSIMVTVNPNPTAVITPSGPTAFCEGGSVDLTASSATGTPPFTYLWAPGGETTAAITVTASDTYSVTITDSAVPACVDTSAGEVVTVNPNPTAVITPGGPTTFCEGGSVDLVASSATGTPPFTYQWYAGAAPIPGGTNATYTATATGNYSVEMTDSAVPACVDMSANEAVTVNPAPTAVITPSGPTAFCEGGSVDLVASSATGTPPFTYLWAPGGETTAAITVTASDTYSVTITDSAVP; translated from the coding sequence ATGCGACAAAAAACACGACAGCTTGGTATTTGGCTTATAGCGGGGCTCCTGGCGAGTCCGGTGGCGGTGTACGCGCAGGATCCCCTCCCCCTGCGCCACACGACCGAGGAGGATTTCGCTCCCGGCACGTTCGACAACACGGCGACGCAGCTCAACGTGGACGGCGAGGTCGCGCTCGCGCAGGTCCGCGACATCCAGGCGTGGGTCCCCCAGGCTCCGCTCGTGCATCCCTCCTTTGGAGTGTGGCCGCTTTATTGGGCGGCCGGCGTCGTGGTGGGAAACCGCGTCTTCGTCCTCGGCGGAGTCGGGCCCTTCGGCCCGACGAATGCCGTCCTCTACAGCGACGTCGACAACGCGGGAGACCTGGGCCCGTGGAACGAGGCCCCCCCGCTTCCGGTGCCGCTCTATCAGCTCGAGGCGGTGGTGGTGGGAGACTGGGTGTATGCCATCGGGGGAAGTCAGGGAGGCCCCCCCACGGCGGGGGTCTACCGCGCCCCCATCCAATGGGACGCTGGGGGCACGCCGACGCTCGGGGCATGGGCACTGGTCGGCTCCATGAACACCCCCCGCACCGGGCACCGGGCCGTGGCGTACCGGGGCGAGATCTACGTCATCGGCGGATATAACGGTTCAGTCTACCTCAATACGGTGGAGAGGACGCGCCCGGACATAAACGGCGACTTGCCGCCGTTCGTTTTTGAGCCGTCCCTCCCAAACCCCCCCACGCCTGTCCTTTATGAGCACGCCGCGGCGGCCTCCTGCGGACGCCTCTTTACCTTCGGCGGCTGGAGCTTCGCCCTCGTCCAGACCGTGCATTCGACGATAATCAACGACGACGGCTCCCTCGCCGGCTGGGAAGTTCTCCCGGATCCGCTGCCGTTTCCAGTGTATTACACGCGCGCCGTCACGTCCTACGGCAGGCCGTGGGTGGTAGGAGGCACGGGCCCGGGATTCAATGAGGTCTCGATGAATTTGTTTGCGCCGGACGGCAATATTTCTTCTCCCTGGGTGTCCGACGCCTCCCTGCCTACGGAGTACTTTCGGCATGTGGCGGTCATGGCCGGCCCCAAGGGAAGCCTCATGAAGGACCTGTTCGTCATCGGGGGCATCGTGGGAGGAGGGCCTTCGCCGGACGTGCAAAGAGGCACGATGGTCGTCCCCTGCGGCGACGGGTGCTGTAGCGCTCCCGCCGAGAATTGTTCCAACTGCGATATCGACTGCGGCCCGTGCGGCGCGATGTTCTGCGGCGACGGCATCTGCGATCCAGGAGAAAACTCCATTAACTGCCCGGGAGACTGTCCTCCTTGCGGCTACGCCTACTGCGGCTCCTACGAGTCGCCCATCCTCGACTTCGGCGGAAACGTGAATCTCGCGACCCTGCTCTGGTACTACGAGCTTTTCGGGCCCGCCTGGGCGGAGATACAGTACCGCTCTGTGGACCTGCTGTCCGGCTCGATGTGGGGGAATTATACGCCGCTCACCTCCAGCATGAGTATAGATATCCCGCTCTCGGACAGCATGGATTATTTCCAGTACCGCCTCAGTTTCCTGCAAGGGTCTGGAGGGAACGACGTGCTCACGCACTGGGTGGCGCTCACTCCCTACCTCGGCTACCAGAGCCACACGCTCATCGACTGCGGCAACTTCGACGGGAACGTGAACCCCGGCGAGACGGTGCGCATCTGGCCCGAGGTGAAGAACAGCGGCGTGCAGGACGCCTTCAACGTAAACGGCACGCTGAGCACCACCACGCCGGGCGTGATCGTTACGATACCCGTCGCCTCGTACCCGCCGAACATTCCGGGAGGAACGAGCGCGCCGCCGTCCACGCCCTTCGAATTCACGGTCGACTCGGCGGTGCCCTGCGGGACGCCCATTGACCTCAGGCTCGAGCTATTTTATGACGACGGCGTCGGAAATCCCTGCTTCAATTTCTCGGCGGGCGAGGTGGTGGAGGTGGCGGACGACTTTGGGTCGCCGACGAACGTGGCGGTTTTTGAGGACGTCGCAAACTGGTGGGGGCCCCCTTCCGCCGCCGACATTCTCACCGCCTACGGAATCCCTTACTCGGTCTTCGGTTCAACCGACATGGGCTTAGTGGATCTTTCGCCTTACAATAAGGTCATCATCACCGGCAATCAAGACCAGCCCTTCTACGACGCGCTCGTCGCGAACAAGGCGTGGTTCGAGGCGTGGATCTCGGCGGGGGGAGTGTTCGAGATGCATGCGGCGAACAACGTGGGATCATCGCTGGATTCTTACGTTTATCCGGGGGATTTCTCAACTTTCTGGGTACTGTCTGATCCACCGGATTTGGTAGCGATAACAGACCCCGCGCATCCCATTGTAAACACCCCGAATCCCATCACGGACGCGGGGCTGGACGGGTGGAATTCTAGCACGCACGCTTACATCGACATGTATCCCGTAGCCGCCAAGACAATCCTTGAAGACGACGGTGCCAATCCCGGACAGCCCGTGGCGATGGAGTGGTTCTTCGGCGCAGGAGCGGTGGTCGTTACCACGCAGACGATCCCGGCCTCGTGGACCGCCGATGGCCCGCTCGTTTTCGAAAATTTCGTGCTCTACATGCCGGGGTGCGAATCCGTGGTCTGCAACCCCGCCGCGCCGTTCCTCCGCTACGACAGCCACTTCGTGGACGACTCGGGCGGCAACATGAACGGCCTCTTCAATCCGGGCGAGACGAATTTCCTGTGGGTCACGCTCGAAAACCCGAGCTGGTTTGCCGGCGCCACCGACCCAAAAGCCGCTTTGAGCACGACGGAGCCGGGCGTCACCATCCTGGACAGCACGGCCTACTATCCCAACATTCCCGCTTCGGGCTTCGGCACCTCGATTGCGCCGCACTTCCAGGTGCAGGTGCATCCGGCCGTGCCGTGCGGAACGGTGCTCGATTTCACGCTCGACATCCTAGCCGCCGAAGGCTCGTGGACGGACACCTTCACGGTGACGGTGGCCACCTTCTTCGAGGACATGGAGGGCGGCGTCGGCGGGTGGACGCTCGACCCGCCCGTTCCGCCGGACCCGGACAATCTCTGGCACCAGATCATTGAGCCGACGTGCTCGCCCGCCTACAAATCGCCCTCGACGAGCTGGTACTTCGGTGACGAATTCGCGATTCCATCGTGCACGTACGAACACGGCGGCGTTGTTACACGCGGAAGCCTCGTCAGCCCGGTTATCTCCAACCTGGCGCAGGGCGCGGCCCTTGATTTCTGGTTCCGAAAGGAAACGGAGTGTGGGTTTTTGTGCGGTAACGACTGCCCTTACGATAACGCCTACGTGGAGATCTCTACGGACGGAGTTTTGTGGTTTCCGCTTATGGGAGGGCTGCTGGATCCGCTCGGAACCGGAGAGCTTTGCGACGACAGCGACATTTGGCTCAACTCCGGCGACATTGACCTGAGCGCCTACGCGGGATCCGACATCCAGATTCGCTTCCGCTTTAACGACGGAGACGGCGTCGTGAACAACTTCACCGGCTGGATGGTGGACGACGTGCGGGTTACCACCTGCGAGGGCTACGTGCCGTGCCCGGACCTCTCGGTCGTGCCCGTGTGCAGCGTGACGAACGTGTGCCTGGGCGATTCCGCTTCGTTCATAGCGGGCGTCTCGGGCGGGACGCCGCCTTATGACTACCTGTGGAACTTCGGCAACGGCGCCACCTCCTCGGCGGCCAACCCGACGTACACCTATCCCTCCCCGGGCGTCTACGCCGTCACGCTCCAGGTGACCGACTCATGCGGCTACATCCCGAAAGTTTGGGGACCCGGCACGGTATGCACCGTCACCGTCGTGGATCCAATCGCCTCGCCCACGGACTTTCCAGACCCCGTGGAGGTGTGGCAGGTCGTGCAGTTTGCCGCGAATCCCTCGGGCGGAACGCCGCCCTACACTTTTTTCTGGGACTTTGACGACGGCATAGGTACTTCCACGCTTCAAGATCCCACATACGCCTATGCTTCCCCCGGCACGTACAACTATAGCGTAACGATAACGGATTCGAACGGCTGCGGCGGAAGCGGCTCGGGCACCATCGGCGTGTATGCGGTCTGCTCGCTGGGCGAGTGGGAGCCGACCTTCCTCCAGACGAACACGGGGCACGCCGTGCTCATCGGCCACGACTACTTTGCAAGCAATCCCGACCAGAACAGGATCGCCGGAAACGCCGTGTTCCTCTCCACGGCCAGCCCCGTCCAGATGCTCTCTTACATACAGTACTCGGACAACGTGCCCGGGGGCGAATACCTGAACACCCTCGCGGCTATCAACTCGGTTTCTACCGATTATGTCAACACGGAATTCTCCGACTACGGGCAGCTCGACGACCTCCTTCCGGGAAAGGACGTGCTCCTTATTCCGGAGCAGGAGAACGCGGGCATTGACCAGCTTCGAGCCATCGGCGCGGCCTGGGCCAGGGACCTGCAGCGCTTCGTAAACGGCGGCGGCGTCGTGGTGCTGTGCGACCATAACTGGGGGAGCGGCGGCACGTGGGAAATTTTCAACCGGTCGGGACTTATGAGCATTAGCGGCTCGTTGGACACCGGGGGCAATGTTGATGTCGTGGCCCCCGCCGACCCGGTGGCCGCGGGCGTGACCACGCCTTATTTGGCCGGGAACGGGAGCTTGAGTTTTAGCACGGGGGAAACCACGGTGGTGGCGCGGAACAGCGCGGCGCAACCGGTCGTCATCCATAAGAAGTTCAGCCCTCCCCAGGGCCGCCGCTTCCACACGGAAACGTGGGCGCCGGAGATTGAGGGGATGTTCGTCTGGGGTGGTAATGGAAGCAGCCCCACGTACAAGAACGACGGCGTGCGCTATAACCCGGAGTACGATACCTGGGTGCCCATTCCCACGGCGCCGCTCGCGGGGCGCCGCGACCACACGGCGGTGTGGACGGGCACGGAGCTGATTATCTGGGGCGGGTATAGCGGAAGCTATTATGCCGACGGCGCGAGCTACGATCCCTCGACGGGCGTCTGGACGCCGCTTCCCGCCGCGCCCATCTGCGGCCGCTACTTCCACACGGCGGTGTGGACGGGAACGGAGATGATCGTCTGGGGCGGCTACGGTTACAACAATCCGCCGATGTGCACCACGTTTGGCTACCTCGCCGACGGCGCGAGCTACAATCCCTCGACGGGCCTCTGGACATCGATCACCGCGCCCATCGCGGGGCGCCGCTATCACTCCGCGGTATGGACGGGAGCGGAGATGATCGTCTGGGGCGGCTACAGCTCGACGGCGCCCACCTACAAAAACGACGGCGCGCGGTACAATCCCTCGACGGGCGGCTGGGCGGTGACCAGCACGATAGGGGCCCCCACGGGCCGCCGACACCACACGGCGGTGTGGACGGGCACGGAGATGATTGTCTGGGGCGGCTACGGAAGCGCCACCGGCCGCACGAACACGGGCGGGCGCTACAATCCCTTACTGGATGCGTGGACCGGAGGGGGAACCACGACGGTCGGCGCTCCCTCGGTGCGCGACTACCACTCCGCGGTGTGGACGGGCAGGGAGATGATTGTCTGGGGCGGCTGGTCTCCCTACACGAACACGGGCGGACGCTACGATCCTTCAAGCAACTCGTGGGTGCCGACGGCGGTTCTCGACGCGCCCACCGAGCGCTACCGCGGCCGTGGAGGCGTCTGGACGGGAGCCGAGTTCGTCGTGTGGGGCGGCTATGGGACGACGGTGGCACCAAGCTATAAGGACACGGGCGGCCGCTACACGCCGCCGGGGCCGAGCAACGTGGCCATTTTCCAAAACAGCAACCCGTGGGGCTATACGTCGAATCAGGACGTCCTGACGGCCAACGGAATCCCGTTCACGATATTCTCTTCGGCCGATATGGGCGTGGTGGATCTGTCGCCTTTCGACAAGGTGGTCATACCGTCCGTCCAGTCGCTGGCCTTTTACGACGCTCTGGTGGCGAACAAAGCGTGGTTCGAGTCATGGGTTTCGACGGGCGGCATATTCGAGATGCACGCGGCGGAGAACACCGGCGCGGTCAATAACTACATCTTCCCGGGAGATTTTTCCATTTACCGGGTTCTTTCTGACGCCGTGGGCATTGTAGACCCGGAGCATCCCATTGTAAACACCCCGAATCTCATTACGGATACGGGCACTGAGCTCGATTCGTGGAGTGCGAGCACGCACGCTTACATCGACATGTATCCCGTAGCCGCCAAGACCATCCTTGAGGACGACGGTGCCAACGCCGGGGAGCCAGTGGCGCAGGAATGGCAGTTTGGATGCGGCAAAGTCGTCGTCTCGACGCAGACGCTTGAACATGGTTGGGACGCAGGGAAGTCGACCATCCTCGAGAATTTCCTGCTTTATACCTGCAATCTCGTGGAATGCGTCTGCATCACGAGCGCGACGGCGACGGCAGGCGGCCCGACGACGTTCTGTGACGGCGGCTCGGTGACCCTGACGGCCATGCACGACGGCATCGGACCGTTCACGTACCAGTGGTACGAGGTGGTAGGCGGACTCCTCGCCGGCGAGACCGCCTCGAGCTACGTGGCGGCGGCGACCGGGGATTATTACTGCGAGGTGACGGATGGCGATCCGGGCTGCGGCGACACGGAGACGACGAACTCGATCATGGTGACGGTGAATCCGAACCCGACGGCGGTGATAACGCCGAGCGGGCCGACGGCGTTCTGCGAGGGCGGCAGCGTTGACCTGACGGCGAGCTCGGCGACCGGGACGCCTCCGTTCACGTACCTGTGGGCGCCGGGCGGCGAGACGACGGCGGCGATCACGGTGACGGCGAGCGACACGTACAGCGTGACGATTACGGACAGCGCGGTACCTGCGTGCGTGGACACGTCGGCGGGCGAGGTGGTGACGGTGAATCCGAACCCGACGGCGGTGATAACACCGGGCGGGCCGACGACGTTCTGCGAGGGCGGGAGCGTTGACCTGGTGGCGAGCTCGGCGACCGGGACGCCTCCGTTCACGTACCAGTGGTATGCTGGCGCTGCCCCAATCCCAGGCGGGACCAACGCGACCTACACGGCGACGGCGACGGGTAACTACAGCGTGGAGATGACGGACAGCGCGGTGCCTGCGTGCGTGGACATGTCTGCGAACGAAGCGGTGACGGTGAATCCGGCTCCGACGGCGGTGATAACGCCGAGCGGGCCGACGGCGTTCTGCGAGGGCGGAAGCGTTGACCTGGTGGCGAGCTCGGCGACGGGTACGCCTCCGTTCACGTACCTGTGGGCGCCGGGCGGCGAGACGACGGCGGCGATCACGGTGACGGCGAGCGACACGTACAGCGTGACGATTACGGACAGCGCGGTACCTG